From a region of the Calliphora vicina chromosome 4, idCalVici1.1, whole genome shotgun sequence genome:
- the LOC135957101 gene encoding abscission/NoCut checkpoint regulator, translated as MSCFGCSKKYGLFCKEYGCPSCGYSYCAKCLKRPVAVPRHNNKVMNVCLICYDRLSKIQEVEKVIDVETLPGTIVTKANKGAVNEQIVQKDINALLEVEPSAALMGEVLEPISPAKMTTSTHSSGENSDITENLDSAILQRLRNLKAHDPTTFPSDDEIRSRLCKLNGMPHKDYSKKDLLLNMDQRTDQEKMNDLLAQFMGETQLDQRLETERQDTLSDIERRLKALRDDPVASSTSGNFAVGATSPDTNTPSDNEMDDETMLKGIMEKYLAEARLPEAPNNLETELAASVPQPPTGVETEELPWCNICNEDAVFRCKGCDGELFCAQCYRECHDDDEEYRAHVKEPYSAPPKFKEDHF; from the exons ATGTCCTGCTTCGGTTGCAGTAAAAAATATGGTTTATTTTGCAAAGAG TATGGCTGTCCTAGCTGTGGCTATTCCTACTGCGCCAAGTGCCTTAAACGTCCAGTGGCTGTGCCCAGACATAATAACAAGGTAATGAATGTATGTTTGATATGCTACGATAGATTGTCCAAAATACAAGAGGTCGAAAAGGTTATCGATGTGGAGACCCTGCCCGGCACCATAGTGACCAAAGCAAACAAGGGAGCGGTCAATGAACAAATTGTGCAAAAAGACATTAATGCCCTGCTGGAGGTGGAACCTTCGGCTGCTTTGATGGGTGAGGTATTGGAACCTATATCCCCAGCCAAAATGACCACTTCAACACATTCCAGCGGTGAAAATTCCGACATCACCGAAAATCTTGACAGTGCAATATTACAACGTTTGAGGAATTTGAAAGCTCATGATCCCACCACATTTCCTAGTGATGATGAGATACGTTCGCGTCTTTGTAAACTGAATGGTATGCCTCATAAGGATTATTCTAAAAAGGATTTACTCTTGAATATGGATCAACGTACTGATCAGGAGAAAATGAATGATTTGTTGGCTCAGTTTATGGGAGAGACACAATTGGATCAACGTTTAGAGACGGAACGGCAAGATACTCTATCGGATATTGAAAGAAGATTAAAAGCTTTGAGGGATGATCCTGTGGCATCATCTACAAGTGGAAATTTTGCAGTAGGTGCAACTTCACCGGATACTAATACGCCCAGTGACAATGAGATGGATGATGAGACTATGCTAAAGGGAATTATGGAAAAG TATTTAGCTGAAGCTCGCTTACCTGAAGCTCCCAACAATTTGGAAACCGAACTAGCAGCTAGTGTACCCCAACCGCCAACAGGTGTGGAGACCGAAGAATTGCCCTGGTGTAATATATGCAATGAAGATGCGGTGTTTCGTTGTAAAGGCTGTGATGGTGAACTATTCTGTGCGCAATGTTATCGTGAGTGTCATGACGATGATGAGGAATACCGGGCTCATGTTAAAGAGCCCTACAGCGCACCACCCAAATTTAAAGAAGATCATTTTTAA
- the LOC135957100 gene encoding tRNA-queuosine alpha-mannosyltransferase, translated as MSKPSILIIEPFYGGSHKQLIDTLIECLNVCDYEIFSLPAKKWHWRARTGALYFSQMIPQNHQYKVLFTSSVLNLAELLGCRPDLNVCKKIVYFHENQLVYPVREVKERDCQYGLNQILTCLAADHVIFNSNFNRTSFLENITPFLNIQPDLKLKHLGEKLEVKCEVLYFPIKFHAFPNKRLMLGGDVPMTSLTTGNANDCLHLIWPHRWEHDKNPKLLVEVLLELNKRQVDFKVTICGETYQTSPEAFEGLQDKLGAKLVNFGFLSREMYVKALLDGDVVISTAGHEFYGVAMLEATYCGCMPIAPNKLVYPELYPKENLYNTSNQLIKMLYNWCRNPVLFRKQREKFFEYFTFDRYSAQHLVPKYLEKLRI; from the exons ATGTCCAAGCCTTCTATTTTgataatagaaccattttatgGTGGCAGCCATAAGCAATTAATTGATACTCTAATAGAAT GTTTAAATGTATGTGACTATGAAATATTTAGTTTGCCCGCCAAGAAATGGCACTGGCGGGCTCGCACCGGTGCTTTGTATTTCTCCCAAATGATACCGCAAAATCATCAGTACAAAGTTTTGTTTACCAGTTCGGTATTGAACTTGGCCGAACTTTTAGGTTGCCGGCCGGATTTAAATGTATGCAAGAAGATTGTATACTTTCATGAAAATCAATTGGTCTACCCCGTTAGAGAGGTAAAAGAAAGAGATTGTCAATATGGTCTGAATCAAATACTCACttg CCTGGCAGCTGATCATGTCATTTTTAATTCCAACTTCAATCGTACTtcctttttggaaaatattactCCCTTCCTTAATATACAGCCAGATTTAAAACTAAAGCATTTAGGCGAAAAACTTGAAGTGAAATGtgaagttttatattttcccATCAAATTCCATGCCTTCCCCAATAAGCGCCTTATGTTGGGTGGCGATGTGCCCATGACTTCACTGACCACTGGCAATGCCAACGATTGTTTACATTTAATATGGCCTCATCGCTGGGAACATGATAAAAATCCTAAACTTTTGGTGGAGGTGCTGTTGGAGTTGAATAAACGCCAAGTGGATTTTAAAGTGACCATCTGTGGTGAAACCTATCAGACTTCACCAGAGGCCTTTGAGGGTTTGCAGGATAAGTTGGGTGCAAAGTTGgtgaattttggttttttgtcgCGTGAAATGTATGTTAAAGCACTGCTGGACGGTGATGTGGTTATATCCACGGCTGGGCATGAATTCTATGGTGTGGCCAT gTTAGAAGCAACATATTGCGGTTGCATGCCCATTGCACCCAATAAACTCGTCTATCCCGAATTGTATCCCAAAGAAAATCTCTACAATACTTCCAATCAATTGATTAAAATGCTATACAATTGGTGTCGCAATCCGGTGCTGTTTCGTAAACAGCGTGagaaatttttcgaatattttacatTCGATCGTTATTCAGCACAgcatttagtaccaaaatatttggaaaaattaagaatttaa
- the Grx3 gene encoding glutaredoxin 3, whose product MPVVAIKTEEEYKQIISADKTSVVLFSADWAEQCKQVQDVLEDLTKLLADKLAFVKITAEDFPEIAMKHQIDAVPTVIIFAKGTAIDRVDGVDIANLTAKCKKLGAAAVSEQPLEERLKALINKSPLMIFMKGDRQAPRCGFSKQLIAIVNELGLPYETFDILSDEEVRQGLKTFSDWPTYPQVYVKGELVGGLDIIKELKANNELEQTLKGE is encoded by the exons atgcCTGTCGTCGCTATTAAAACTGAAGAagaatacaaacaaattatcaG TGCCGATAAAACCTCTGTTGTCTTATTTTCTGCCGACTGGGCTGAACAATGCAAACAGGTTCAAGATGTTTTGGAagatttaacaaaattgttagcTGATAAATTGGCATTCGTTAAAATAACTGCTGAGGATTTTCCCGAAATTGCCATGAAACATCAG attGATGCTGTTCCCACAGTCATAATCTTTGCCAAAGGTACAGCTATCGATCGTGTAGATGGCGTAGACATTGCCAATCTAACCGCTAAATGTAAAAAGTTGGGAGCTGCTGCAGTTAGTGAACAACCCTTGGAGGAACGTTTAAAGGCACTCATTAACAAATCGCCCTTAATGATATTCATGAAAGGTGATCGTCAAGCACCAAGATGTGGTTTCTCCAAACAATTAATAGCCATAGTCAATGAATTGGG ACTTCCTTACGAAACATTCGATATTTTATCTGACGAAGAGGTGCGTCAAGGTTTAAAAACCTTTTCCGACTGGCCCACATATCCTCAGGTCTATGTTAAGGGTGAACTTGTTGGTGGTTTGGATATAATTAAAGAACTTAAAGCCAACAATGAGTTGGAGCAAACTTTAAAAGGtgaataa
- the Sras gene encoding CAAX prenyl protease 2, which produces MNETNETTMEAKYIFDDVPQVSKLITVSCCLAMSVLYVSSLYIWNNKHNRDHPATVKRRFLSVTIVMFISPIFVYKFSSSELLEKVAFNDLLGLRWPGLIVGIVVPYLLTMLLFLGPLCVELQNDTLKVFMDMDFWKSNFKNILWIRNHVMAPLSEEFVFRACMMPLILQSFTPLTAVFITPLFFGVAHIHHIVERLSMGMEFSTALIMSLSQLTYTTLFGFYSAYLFARTGHFVAPFLVHAFCNHMGLPDLQDLWQQHLWKRILLIICYFVGFIAWIIVLPLATEPELYKNNIFWP; this is translated from the exons ATGAATGAAACCAATGAGACAACAATGGAAGCGAAATATATCTTCGACGATGTACCTCAAGTATCGAAACTAATAACAGTGAGTTGTTGCCTGGCCATGTCGGTTCTGTATGTGTCCAGCTTGTATATATGGAATAATAAACACAATCGCGATCATCCGGCCACCGTTAAAAGACGTTTTCTAAGTGTTACCATTGTCATGTTTATATCGCCAATATTTGTTTACAAGTTTTCCTCCAGTGAATTGCTGGAGAAAGTGGCATTTAATGATTTGTTGGGTCTTAGATGGCCGGGTTTAATTGTGGGCATAGTGGTACCGTATTTATTGACAATGCTGTTATTTTTGGGGCCTTTGTGCGTGGAATTGCAAAATGATACACTAAAAGTTTTTATGG ATATGGACTTttggaaaagtaattttaaaaatatcctgTGGATTCGTAATCATGTTATGGCTCCATTAAGCGAGGAATTTGTTTTTCGTGCCTGTATGATGCCTTTGATACTGCAAAGTTTTACTCCGCTGACAGCTGTGTTCATAACGCCCTTGTTTTTTGGTGTGGCTCATATACATCACATTGTTGAGCGACTAAGTATGGGCATGGAATTTTCCACAGCATTAATAATGTCTT TATCCCAATTAACCTATACTactttatttggtttttattcGGCTTACTTATTTGCCCGTACGGGACATTTCGTGGCTCCCTTTTTGGTTCATGCCTTTTGCAACCACATGGGTCTACCCGATTTACAAGATCTATGGCAGCAGCATTTATGGAAACGCATATTACTGatcatttgctattttgtaGGTTTTATAGCCTGGATTATAGTTTTGCCTTTGGCCACTGAACCCGAActgtataaaaacaatatattttggcCTTGA
- the ScsbetaG gene encoding succinate--CoA ligase [GDP-forming] subunit beta, mitochondrial, producing the protein MMNIAANTLRQTLNKKFTVQQIRHLNLLEFQSKDLLQKYNVAIQKFKVLDNSNKDVEVLKNFECPEYVVKAQILAGGRGKGVFDSGFKGGVHITTKKDEVLPLSKKMIGNRLITKQTPKSGIMVRKVMVARSVNIVRETYLCILLDREHNGPVLIASPAGGVDIEAVAEETPEKIKTIPLNIDKPIPHETLVEVAKFLEFKGETIETCAQEIQNLFNLFKAVDAVQIEINPLAETDKGEVISVDAKLNFDDNAQYRQKDIFAMDISEEEADPREVEAEKYNLNYVAMDGNIGCLVNGAGLAMATMDIIKLNGGDPANFLDVGGGVKEDQVLKAFEILTSDPKVKGILVNVFGGIVNCATIANGIVAASKKLSLNVPLVVRLEGTNVDAARKILKNSGLPIQTASDLDDAAQKAVAALQ; encoded by the exons ATGATGAACATCGCAGCAAACACACTTCGCCAGACTTTAAATAAAAag TTTACAGTACAACAAATACGTCACCTTAATTTGTTGGAATTCCAAAGCAAAGACTTGTTGCAAAAATACAATGTGGCCATACAAAAATTCAAGGTGTTGGATAACTCTAACAAAGATGTTGAGGTCTTAAAGAACTTTG aATGTCCCGAATATGTTGTTAAGGCTCAAATATTGGCTGGCGGTCGTGGTAAGGGAGTTTTTGATAGTGGCTTCAAGGGTGGTGTGCACATAACCACAAA AAAAGATGAAGTTTTACCACTCAGCAAAAAAATGATTGGCAATCGTTTGATTACCAAACAAACTCCCAAATCTGGCATTATGGTCAGGAAAGTCATGGTTGCTCGCAGTGTCAACATCGTGCGTGAGACATATCTTTGCATTTTATTAGATCGTGAACACAATGGACCAGTATTGATTGCATCACCAGCTGGCGGTGTTGATATCGAAGCGGTAGCAGAAGAAACTcccgaaaaaattaaaaccattccCTTAAACATTGACAAACCCATTCCCCATGAAACTTTGGTAGAAGTTGccaaatttttggaattcaaAGGTGAAACTATTGAGACTTGCGCTCAGGAAATACAAAATCTCTTCAATTTATTCAAGGCCGTAGATGCAGTACAAATCGAAATTAATCCTTTGGCTGAGACTGACAAGGGTGAAGTTATCTCAGTAGATGCTAAACTTAATTTTGACGATAATGCCCAGTACAGACAAAAGGATATCTTTGCCATGGATATAAGCGAAGAGGAAGCTGATCCCCGTGAAGTGGAAGCCGAGAAGTACAATCTTAATTACGTGGCTATGGATGGTAATATTGGCTGTTTGGTCAATGGTGCTGGTTTAGCCATGGCCACCATGGACATTATCAAATTGAATGGTGGTGATCCAGCCAATTTCTTAGATGTTGGTGGTGGTGTTAAGGAGGATCAAGTTCTCAAGGCCTTTGAAATCTTAACCTCCGATCCCAAAGTGAAGGGTATTTTGGTAAATGTATTTGGTGGTATTGTCAATTGTGCTACAATTGCTAATGGTATTGTAGCTGCCTCGAAAAAACTTAGTCTTAATGTACCACTTGTGGTACGCCTTGAAGGTACAAATGTGGATGCAGCTCgcaagattttgaaaaattccggTTTGCCCATACAAACTGCTTCAGACTTGGATGATGCCGCACAAAAAGCAGTAGCTGCTTTACAATAG